A section of the Phaseolus vulgaris cultivar G19833 chromosome 8, P. vulgaris v2.0, whole genome shotgun sequence genome encodes:
- the LOC137826146 gene encoding putative pentatricopeptide repeat-containing protein At1g12700, mitochondrial, with protein sequence MTNLMVSNTLLCSANTLFYPILFHTTSNVSFSTTMLKSIILFSSLPLLTLSTRFFSRTRKPLPNPSTFDDAVSFFHRMLYLHPTPEIVSFNRILSSIMKTKRYSTVVSLCSQLDSKGIPKPSLVTLSIFINSLSHLGQMGLAFSVMGKIVKRGFEVDPLTLTTLMKGLCLKGRTFEALNLHDHAVSKGFSFDEVCYGTLINGLCKVGKTKGAIELLRKMDSVGIRPNLIMYNMVVDGLCKEGHVTEACGLCSEMVGKGFCIDVFTYNSLIHGLCGAGQFQGAVRLLNEMVMQENKDIWPDVYTFNILVDGLCKLGMVAEARNVFGVMIKRGLEPDVVSYNALMNGFCLMGCVSKAKEVFDRMVERGKSPNVVSYCTLINGYCKVKMVDEAMRLLMEMHKRNLVPDTATYNCLFDGLSKSGRVLFEWDPVEAMRVSGQAPDLITYNVLLDDYLKRECLDKGNAFQRIVDMGISPNIRTYNILIDGLCKRGRLDAAKEIFQFLSVKGCGPNIRTYNIMINGLCRVGLFDEAEALLLEMVDNGFPPNAVTFDPLVRALLAK encoded by the coding sequence ATGACCAATTTAATGGTATCAAATACTCTGTTATGTTCTGCAAATACTCTGTTCTATCCTATTTTGTTCCACACAACCTCCAATGTCTCCTTCTCCACCACCATGTTGAAGTCCATCATCCTTTTCAGTTCCCTTCCTCTCCTCACCCTCTCCACTCGCTTCTTCTCTCGTACTCGGAAACCCCTCCCCAATCCCTCCACCTTCGACGACGCCGTTTCCTTCTTCCACCGCATGCTCTACCTCCATCCCACACCCGAAATTGTTTCTTTCAACAGGATTCTCTCATCAATCATGAAGACCAAACGCTACTCCACCGTCGTTTCCCTCTGTTCCCAGTTAGACTCCAAGGGCATCCCCAAACCCTCCCTCGTCACTCTCAGCATCTTCATCAACTCCCTTTCCCACTTGGGCCAAATGGGACTCGCTTTCTCCGTCATGGGGAAAATCGTCAAAAGGGGTTTTGAGGTCGACCCATTAACCCTCACTACCCTTATGAAGGGATTGTGCCTCAAAGGTAGAACCTTTGAGGCACTCAACTTGCATGACCATGCTGTGTCCAAAGGGTTCTCCTTTGATGAGGTTTGTTATGGCACTTTGATCAACGGGTTGTGCAAAGTGGGCAAAACAAAGGGTGCTATTGAGTTGCTGAGGAAAATGGATAGTGTTGGAATTAGGCCTAATTTGATAATGTATAATATGGTTGTTGATGGTTTGTGCAAAGAGGGACATGTTACTGAAGCTTGTGGGTTGTGTTCTGAGATGGTTGGCAAAGGATTTTGTATTGATGTTTTCACTTACAATTCTCTTATTCATGGTTTGTGTGGGGCTGGTCAGTTTCAGGGAGCAGTTAGGTTGTTGAATGAGATGGTAATGCAAGAGAACAAAGACATTTGGCCGGATGTTTATACCTTTAATATATTGGTTGATGGGCTGTGTAAGTTGGGGATGGTAGCGGAGGCGAGGAATGTATTTGGTGTGATGATTAAGAGAGGGTTGGAGCCTGATGTTGTTAGTTACAATGCTTTGATGAATGGTTTTTGTTTAATGGGTTGTGTGAGTAAGGCCAAAGAGGTGTTTGATAGAATGGTTGAAAGAGGTAAATCACCGAATGTTGTAAGCTATTGTACCTTGATTAATGGGTATTGTAAGGTTAAGATGGTCGATGAGGCCATGAGGCTGTTAATGGAGATGCATAAGAGAAATTTGGTTCCAGATACAGCGACTTATAATTGCCTTTTTGATGGTTTGTCAAAATCCGGTAGAGTCTTGTTTGAGTGGGATCCGGTTGAGGCGATGCGTGTGAGTGGTCAAGCACCAGATTTGATCACTTACAATGTGTTGTTAGATGATTATCTCAAACGCGAGTGTCTTGATAAGGGGAATGCGTTTCAGCGCATTGTTGACATGGGAATTTCTCCAAATATTCGTACTTATAACATACTTATAGATGGTCTTTGCAAACGTGGAAGATTAGATGCTGCTAAAGAGatttttcaatttctttctGTGAAAGGCTGTGGTCCAAATATCCGGACTTATAATATTATGATAAATGGGCTCTGTAGAGTGGGATTATTTGATGAAGCAGAGGCCTTACTTTTGGAAATGGTAGATAATGGTTTCCCTCCTAATGCTGTAACTTTTGATCCCTTGGTTCGTGCTCTACTGGCAAAATAA